AAGGATTAGCTACTAAACCATTGTGAAGATCACTACTGAAGACGGGTGTACTTCTCTGGAAAGCCCAAAAAGGCCAAAACAACTTCCATCAATATGAAAACATGAAATACAACACCAAACAAGAACCAGATCTTTGAAGAATCTACTATGAATTACCCTGTACTTACAATTAGTAATAAAAAGTCTcgaaaaaacttaaaaaaaaaggaaaatgtacaaaaaacacagccaaACAACAATATTCTAAAATAATGTTATTGTTTAGATATGTACATCAAATCTATCCAAATAATTATAGTAAAGAAGAGCTTGATGTCTCAAAGAGAAATATTGTCTGTACGccaaaattatatttgctgCAGCCTCCAAAATGCCGCTAAGCTTTAAACCCGTCACATACCCCTTCTAATGGGCATCAAAACCACTCTAGAGAGGTAGCTGACTCTTTGATGGGTGTGCgtatgtgaatgtgtgtgtggtggacAGACCCAAAGTGCTACCACAAAAGTAAGTCGAAAAGTATGGCCAAGACACGCGTGATTTATGGGCACGTCTCCGTGGTCCGTGGGTCTATTCATCCAAGAATGTGTAATGTACGAAGAGAATACATGTTTGGGgggtaacagcaacaacagcaacagcaacaacaacaacaacagaaaacggAAAAACAGGAGAAACAGGagaaacagcagcggcagagatatTGATGCGGCCATAACCATTTCGGTTGAGTTCAACGCCGTCCCCATACCGTCACATTCGAAGTCGCTTTGGAGTTGTTCACGCTTCGTGGGACTCTGCCGGTTGGtggttggtgctgctgctactgctactgctgctgcggctgcaattgcaactgcaatttgcaacatgcaacagatCCTAAAACAatgcacaacacacaccacaccacgcaccagcaccaccaccgctgTCTACAGCATTGCCAATCAAAATTGTTAACatattgtgcaaaaaaaaaaaatagaaaaatgagaaaactCAACAACTCAGCGGCTGGCTGCAACATTTACATGGCTTGTGTTTTAGACAAATAACAATGGAATGGGCCCTGCCGCACCGCTGCTACACTGTGAGAAATAATCATGCGATAAGCCCAGTAATTGTGGAGTAATTTTAAGGGAAAGTCGGAGCTTAGGGCGGCAATTCTGACTGCTTGCTGTctttgaaataaaaatgaacaGAGACAAAGATCGAAAGagatttcatttaaatgcagGCTGCACTACACTGTGAGAAATAATCACATAAGCAACTAACTATGATTCCAATGtaaaggaaagaaaggaaacttAAAGATTCTCTGCAATCATTTTTCAAACATTCCCAAACTCCAGACAGACAACCGCTTAAGGCTTCAGATAAACCTATAATTATGACGCGTAACGTGGCAACAGGCCTCTTTTTCGTTGAATTTTGTTGGTTAGcccaaacaacagcagctgcagcatgccACATGGCTGCTCCTCGATGCTGTGGCAGGTTCAATCAACTCTCGCTCTAGCTCTGCATCGCTGAGAGAGAGCTAGCAACAGgtagggagagcgagagaaggagagagtaCCGCACCATGTGCCTTAATGGCCTTGGCTTACGCCTGGGCCAACACACTCGAATTAGCTTGGCTAAGCGGTTTGACGCGCCCCATGGATGATCTAATCGTCATACACTTAGCACTTAATTGTGGCTCCCCcaacgacgacggcgacgacgaatgcgactgcgactgcgacgatGAGAAATCACAGTCACAAAACAGCAAGCAACAACCACATCAAACAATATTCACATCTACAGCTAAGCACGAAACTATTTTACTCAAAAAACGAACTTAATCATCAGAGGGTGGCATCTAAGGCGGAAATAATGCACTTCCGAGATGATCAGTCATGGAATTCAATAAAGGGAAATGTACTAGAGTTTAGTCCATTTCGACCACTAGAGTTTAGTCAGACTAAAGCATCGAGCAGAGAAAGTAGACCCTTTAAAAGTTTCAGATTCTATTATATTTTTCTATAGAATAGTTCAcgatgaaatgaaatgttccTGCATGTAATCTATTGCACGCTCAAAGTTATATTTGAATTGCATACTGCCTAATCCATTTAGGAACAGATATTTAAGTTAAAACCGCTGTATCGGGCAGAGCCATATCAAAGTCAGTAAAGAATACTAAAACACAAAACCGAACTGAATCACAGAGCAGATAATCTTATGCTTAGATATGAGTTCAACTCGCACTGAATACTCCCTCAAGGGAGGAGGTTTGATTCAAGTTAGAGATAAATGCTATTTCACAGCTTTGTTGCATATATCGTTTAGGATTCCTCAAGTTCTAACCGAATTAAATCACAGGGGAGATAATTTATGGGTTAGCAGTGCTGGGttaatgtttaatttgaatgttTAAACCCAACTGAAACATCAGAGGATATTATCGATGGCCTTGACATAGCCTCTCGACTGCttatttctgaacacacaaaaataataaacataagtAGTGAATCATCACAAGATAAAATCGAAGCTTAGAAAAAGCTTCTCGTTGGAGATATCGTTCAATATTTCAGTAAAATTCCAACCGAAATGAATCATCCCAAACCTtaaccatatacatatgtacatatatgtagttATTCTTGTAATTTACTCACTTATTTAGCGTTATAGACTGAGGTATAACgtaaaaaatattccaattgTCGACTGAAGATAATCCACATAGAATGATTCCAAGGAATGCATGCAGTAGAGATATAATGAAGATGGGTAGAAGATACACAGAAAGAAAGATGGACAGAGGAACTGGTACTGGTGCTGGTACTGGAGCTGGACCGATAtcaagagagagcgcagagctATAGTTGCACGATCTTTTGGTTATACATTTTTGCAAGGCATTTTTCTTACTTCTGCACGCTTATTTATctctattttgttgctgttgtatttAACTCGCTTTTTTAGTGTATTATTAATGAAAAGAAACAATTATTTCTGCCTAGGCAAGCACTTTTTCTTCTATTTAGTAAAGTATAGCACACTGAAagccactttttgttttttgttttgctttgcggAAAAGACCGCAGCGTAGCCCGAAGCGAACGCGCATTAAGCTGGAGATGTTGCTTGGTATTTCAGTACATGTACgcgtgtacgtgtgtgtgtgtgtgtatgtgtgcacaaCTGTTAACTTGGGGGCCCCGGGTATTGGCCAAAAGAGAGCGCTACGCGATCTCCGCTTGTTGGTCTGGCAGTGGCGACGTTCAAAAAGTGACTGAACAAAGCGCAACGAAGCTGCAAACGTGTCTTAAACATTGGAAACTATCCGAGCGAGCGCCGCgagagagtggcagcaggcagcggagCTGGAGAGCAGCACTAGCGCGCGATCCAAGCCGGAGCCAAGAATGAAAGACACAAAGAAACTGGTTAGGCtgggctgcctgccttctgcaGACCCGGCACAattcttggccaaaagaagCCACCAAAAGGAAGctctgcacacacatacacagattTGCCAAGGTTAATaacattgttgttggcttctgctgcagccgaTCCGACTTGCATGTGTACATAACTAAAGGGAACTATAAATCTCAGACTCCTTATCTGTCTGCAGCGCACACCCTCAGGCATCTCTTGAGAGACTTCCTCAAGTCGAAAATAGAAACTCGTTTTCCCTGAAGGAACACTCGCGCGAGAGTTGTATTCAAATTtaagccatgccatgccgttGGTGGTTATGCAAAAATGAAGACAAATGTTTCCCACTGCGACAAAAGTGGGCGGAACAACTCCAGTTGGGAGTCGTTGTTGCAGCGTCCGGCACATGGCCAAAACTCCTGTTAGCTGGCTGCAGGCACAAACGAGTCGCAGTCAGATCCGCGCTCTGTTGACCGCATTATTGGATGTCTGCCGAAGAGCAATTTGCAGTGAGACGTACACGTACAACTGGAAAGGCTTGTTATAAATAGTTTCTTCGTACCTCAACTATGCCAAGgcgctgcagtcgctgctaATTGCTGTCGAAGCATGGTCATGGacgagagcagcaacaagtgcCGCTCGCAGCCCGGCGACGGGCGCAGCTCGGATTTCGCTACCGCATTGAagtttgtgtgtaatttgtgATAGCAGCAATTGCAGAGGCTGCAATGACAAGCATTTGACCACTGGGACACCTCCATTACGTTGATAACTATAGTTAAAAGCCatcaaaacaattaattaacgcAAACTCCACGAAATAGGTAATAGGTATCGATAGAAGAGTGCATCTAACTATCGATTAGTTGCCGCCAAACTTCTAAGCAATTGGGAATCTTAAACAAAAAGTAGTTATAGGtacaaaaactaataaaaactGTCTACATacgtttattatttattactaAATACCATTGAGTATGATTATGTAAAGAATTGAATGCCGCTTACCTCACTTTAAATACGATACACGTATCGGCGCCCGTTCGCATACATCGCGCAAGGCCACTTTGCACAGTTTACCAACACTCGCCGCTAGGGTTGCCAGCCAAAGATTAAAAGGGAGACATAATTTTCCACGTATTAAAACAATTGTACGTTTAGttaaaaataatatcaaaattattaaGTTAGAAAGTAGTAAATTTGAGTAAAGTGCAAGACAAGTTGCCCTGCCATGCACGAGTCGTGCAGAGCGCCACAGTACCATCCCTAGCACTGAAAGCAACAcacaccgcaccacaccaccACACCATCCCAGGAGCCGGAAAAGAGCGATGCCTTGCTGGTATTATGACAAAAAGGAACTGCGAGAGACACCGTCGATTCTGGATGGGATCACGTTTGAAAATGAGCGACGCTACCGCAAGGAGGGCGCCCGCTTCATCATGGAGTGCGGCACCAAGATGGGACTCGGCCACAACACGATGGCCACCGGAGTGGTGTACTTCCATCGCTTCTACATGTTCCACTCGTTCCGCAGCTTTCCACGCTACGtcaccgcctgctgctgcctcttcttcGCCGGCAAGGTGGAGGAGACGCCCAAAAAGTGTCGCGACATTATCAAAACCGCCCGCGGCATCCTCAACGACAGCTACTTCTACTCGTTCGGGGACGATCCCAAGGAGGAGGTAATGACACTGGAGCGCATACTGTTGCAGACAATCAAGTTCGACCTGCAGGTGGAGCACCCGTACACGTTCCTCCTGAAGTACGCCAAGTGCTTCAAGGGCGACCAGCAGAAGCTCCAGAAGATGGTCCAAATGGCATGGAATTTCGTGAACGACTCCCTCAGTACGGTCGTCTGTCTTCAGTGGGAGCCGGAGATCATAGCCGTTGCGCTCATCCATCTGGCCAGCAAACTGAGCAAATTTACGGTCCAGGACTGGGAGGGtcggcagccgcagcatcagcGCTGGTGGGACATGTTCGTGTCGGACGTGACGATGGAGATACTGGAGGATATATGCCACCAGGTGCTGGATCTGTACCAGTCCACACAGAAGGAGGCCCAGCTACCCAACAGTCCGCCCCAGAAGCCACCCAGTCGCGCCGACAGTCCCACAATTGTGAAGCCCATGAATCccagtggaggaggaggaggaggcggagcacctgcccagcagcagccaccaccaccgctacccataaacagcagcagtggcaatggcaaccaTTTGGACCTCAACAACATACAGAGCATCAAATCGCTTGCCAATGCCGTTCCCTCCgccctcagcagcagcagcagcagtggcatgaataacagcaacaacgatgcGCTGCCactggtgcagcagcagcagcaaatgccgCTGGCACCAGCGCCGActggtgcaggaggaggaggaggaccgGGCAACTATCACATGTACCAtgcgccaccgcctcctccgccaccCGTAGTGCCTATGCCACAGTATGCCGCAGCGGCATGGAACGTccagcagccgccgcccacGCATTATAATGCCGCCGttgcaccgccaccaccaatGCCCCCGAATATGGGTGCACCGGGGGGACCAGGCGGTGGCTATTACAACGCGGGCGGGCGACAGTCACAGCAGCGATACCAATAGACACAAAGAACAATgggggggagtggagtggaggaagTGGCTTGAAAGTACTGTTTAAacatattaataattaataaagcgtaattttattaaaaacaaaaacaatctcACCGTTTCACACATCAAATCggagtggagtcgagtcgagggaggagggagcaagagcacgagcaggagcattagcagca
The sequence above is a segment of the Drosophila subobscura isolate 14011-0131.10 chromosome U, UCBerk_Dsub_1.0, whole genome shotgun sequence genome. Coding sequences within it:
- the LOC117902448 gene encoding cyclin-K; the protein is MPCWYYDKKELRETPSILDGITFENERRYRKEGARFIMECGTKMGLGHNTMATGVVYFHRFYMFHSFRSFPRYVTACCCLFFAGKVEETPKKCRDIIKTARGILNDSYFYSFGDDPKEEVMTLERILLQTIKFDLQVEHPYTFLLKYAKCFKGDQQKLQKMVQMAWNFVNDSLSTVVCLQWEPEIIAVALIHLASKLSKFTVQDWEGRQPQHQRWWDMFVSDVTMEILEDICHQVLDLYQSTQKEAQLPNSPPQKPPSRADSPTIVKPMNPSGGGGGGGAPAQQQPPPPLPINSSSGNGNHLDLNNIQSIKSLANAVPSALSSSSSSGMNNSNNDALPLVQQQQQMPLAPAPTGAGGGGGPGNYHMYHAPPPPPPPVVPMPQYAAAAWNVQQPPPTHYNAAVAPPPPMPPNMGAPGGPGGGYYNAGGRQSQQRYQ